A single genomic interval of Epinephelus fuscoguttatus linkage group LG22, E.fuscoguttatus.final_Chr_v1 harbors:
- the LOC125882838 gene encoding mucin-19-like: protein MTSQRWMLAFCFSLASVLDTGESVTTTGIKKYTCRTFGSGVVQPFNGPSFYVRSTCPFTLTRFTHNTVECDITIQRGDNGLLDQVKIIINKVKTVVQSGSIMVEKKSVSLPYDHTYQHIFQYGIYTRLRSSLLPLSVTWHSVPGGIDTMWVEVEQELSTDMTGLCGKHSVTDNKQQLIMESVLAKDTCQIRDPVSAVNTECRMFFSYTLDCLQAMTPHYIQLCEENIYSYEMSKDISCAFFKEVAQHCGNNSYVWMMWRDTTKCVKPSCPGDLVYVEQGAAFAPSCSSQNLTFSNQELTSSCVCPKGTVLNEHADGFHCVSVSSCSCVFAGQTYSTGDIRSTKCQSCVCDSGKWRCSENSCPPTCLIEGQFVTTFDGKQYTVPDKCTYVASLGLNWMIIIEFSAEAPSMKTVTLKLFQEIYVFTDNKVMFRGGEITQLHESEHALIFWQSSMYVHIHTSFGMKMEVQMFPEIQLYINPPTNHSGSILGLCGNNNNDTTDDFTTSSGIIENSAQPFAQSWSSGACTGNMPICINTDNEIFADEKCSVLNDPTGIFAKCHDHIPSDHYHMACILRTCNCGSSLQQCLCVALGNYAKACASLGVVIGDWRAATNCTLTCQKNLEFSYNMQACNHTCRSLSGPDPRCGLDDAPVEGCGCPEGTHLNQGHTCTPKVECPCHYYGGTAPPGTVVIDGQKCICEDGELQCSADCGCRNGKVCVHCSKDPDSTSQKTCDNLSKPRSVNMTCQSGCYCPPDQYEDHRGNCVSLDNCTCVYSGKVFSAGQHVNTNCKTCICGHGRWHCKDEPCPGKCQVYGNGHYQTFDSKWYRFDGQCQYTLVEDDCGKRNGTFSVRVESVPCCDEALTCSHSIILDLQGEVTLTLSDMKVTRRYHGGWTLQEGSLYSTHTVGLYIIISVPSRGITLIWDKHTRITIELHEYWRNRVCGLCGNFDSNEMNDLQISGSAVMSSPLAFGNSWKAATPPCSDVTTEVFPCERNSYCSAWAQRRCRIITGDIFNECHLKVDPDPYYQACVQESCSCEFEGKFLGFCTAVAAYAEACSDKDVCVKWRTPDLCPIYCDYYNEQGQCSWHYETCGEMLTCGKDTSTHKLEGCYPRCSEETPYYDENTGECTKLKYCTCYFNDTVIQPGAVVMIQSIKCHCENGTMNCTSVPSTTTPTSSTPTTTASATIETVLYTTTTPTTTTTASTSTTKLTTTEESSTTMTYHTYLTEVTSPTETTSTSSTTEDCKCKDRKKKQSWYCGETWMEDCFHKSCIEGKIELTPVACPETTVPNCPRNQVTKVSDGCCERWECDCRCDLYGDPHYISFQGATFDFLDDCTYILVEERSPRHHLKIAVDNFYCVPGFEISCAKGIILKYQDSIATLSVIPNSPFSIQATLDNVTIEPPYEEHGWRFETTGYIVSIYLPEIRSYVSLSPFYTLVVSLAMEHFHNNTQGQCGVCGVGSCIRKGGQMEDDSCCDKTAYDWVYADPLKPACASAPRDVPCYSPTPPSTPTYTPCPASALCELLHHPVFAKCSVNLEMTKRSCEFDSCRNGPCSSLEQAAEECMKAGVCIDWRGLTNGSCTVTCPEGLVYRECHDKLDEFCYGGIPHQGASLENRRPGCYCPSGQYRAGNHSHICVSDCSYCKGPRGEPRLPGEVWQSGCDLCTCHSQTRTEVCVPKPPNPAPPCGPSAVLVNTSCCGDQICVEKTCSYHNKTYRVGDRWKDATHPCMTYTCSKEGIQTETRVCPTQNCPEEDRIWDDQHCCFSCNQSCAPRLTSIKFTIENCTTVMQMPVCEGQCMSQPRVVLHGDLQVEQKSRCCAEQSSVRRPVTLRCFDLTTRHYFYKHITSCHCTTYS from the exons TGTTTCCCTTCCATATGACCACACCTACCAGCATATCTTTCAGTATGGCATCTACACTAGACTGAGGAGCTCGCTGCTTCCACTGTCTGTCACCTGGCACAGTGTCCCCGGGGGAATAGACACTATGTGG gtggaggtggagcaggAGCTGAGCACTGACATGACTGGACTGTGTGGAAAGCACAGTGTCACAG ACAACAAGCAGCAGCTGATTATGGAGAGCGTGCTCGCCAAGGACACATGTCAAATCCGAGATCCTGTTTCTGCTGTGAATACA GAATGCAGAATGTTCTTTTCCTACACTTTGGATTGTCTGCAAGCCATGACACCTCATTATATCCAACTCTGTGAAGAGAACATTTACAGCTATGAAATGAGCAAAGACATCAGCTGTGCTTTCTTCAAAGAAGTTGCCCAACATTGTGGGAACAACAGCTATGTCTGGATGATGTGGAGAGATACAACCAAATGTG TGAAGCCAAGTTGTCCAGGAGACCTGGTTTACGTAGAACAGGGCGCAGCCTTTGCTCCCAGCTGCTCCAGCCAAAACCTCACATTCTCCAACCAGGAACTCACTAGCTCCTGTGTCTGCCCAAAGG GTACGGTGCTTAATGAACATGCGGATGGCTtccactgtgtgagtgtgtccaGCTGCTCCTGTGTATTTGCTGGCCAGACCTACTCAACCGGAGACATACGCAGCACCAAATGTCAGTCATG TGTTTGTGACAGTGGGAAATGGCGATGCTCTGAAAACTCCTGCCCACCCACATGTCTTATTGAAGGGCAGTTTGTAACAACATTTGACGGCAAACAATACACTGTCCCTGACAAATGCACATATGTGGCTTCACTG GGTCTCAACTGGATGATAATAATCGAGTTTTCTGCAGAGGCACCCTCCATGAAAACTGTTACTCTTAAGCTTTTTCAG GAAATATATGTATTCACAGACAACAAGGTGATGTTCCGTGGGGGGGAGATCACTCAACTTCATGAGTCTG AACATGCTTTGATTTTCTGGCAGTCCTCCATGTACGTCCACATCCACACATCCTTTGGTATGAAGATGGAGGTCCAGATGTTTCCTGAAATCCAGCTGTACATCAACCCACCCACAAACCACTCAGGCTCGATCTTGG GTCTttgtggcaacaacaacaatgacaccACAGACGACTTCACCACCAGCAGCGGGATCATCGAGAACTCAGCTCAGCCTTTTGCTCAGTCCTGGAGTTCGGGTGCTTGTACGGGGAACATGCCCATCTGCATTAACACTGACAATG AAATATTTGCAGATGAAAAGTGCTCTGTGTTGAACGATCCAACTGGGATATTTGCTAAGTGCCACGATCATATCCCAAGCGATCACTACCACATG GCTTGCATCCTAAGAACATGTAACTGTggcagcagcctgcagcagtGCCTGTGTGTTGCTCTGGGCAACTATGCCAAAGCCTGTGCCAGTCTGGGTGTTGTAATTGGTGACTGGAGGGCAGCCACCAACTGCA CTTTGACATGCCAGAAGAACCTTGAATTCTCCTACAACATGCAAGCCTGCAACCACACATGCCGCTCCCTGTCTGGTCCTGACCCTCGCTGCGGGCTGGATGATGCTCCTGTGGAGGGCTGTGGCTGTCCAGAGGGAACTCACCTGAACCAAGGACACACCTGTACCCCAAAAGTAGAGTGCCCTTGCCACTATTATGGTGGTACAGCGCCCCCGGGTACTGTTGTTATTGACGGACAAAAGTG CATCTGTGAGGATGGAGAGCTGCAGTGTTCTGCTGATTGTG GATGCAGAAATGGCAAGGTTTGTGTTCACTGCTCCAAGGACCCTGATAGCACATCTCAGAAAACTTGTGACAACCTCAGCAAACCAAGG AGTGTCAATATGACATGCCAGAGTGGCTGTTACTGCCCACCTGACCAGTATGAGGATCACCGCGGCAACTGTGTTTCTCTGGACAACTGCACCTGTGTGTACAGCGGCAAAGTGTTCAGTGCAGGACAGCACGTCAATACCAACTGTAAAACATG TATCTGTGGTCATGGTCGGTGGCACTGCAAAGACGAGCCCTGCCCCGGGAAGTGTCAAGTTTACGGAAACGGACACTACCAGACCTTTGACTCCAAGTGGTACCGCTTTGATGGACAGTGTCAGTACACTCTTGTAGAG GATGACTGTGGAAAGAGAAACGGCACCTTCTCTGTGAGAGTGGAGAGTGTGCCCTGCTGTGATGAGGCGCTCACCTGCTCTCACTCCATCATCCTCGACCTGCAG GGCGAGGTCACCCTGACGCTGAGTGACATGAAAGTGACCAGACGTTACCATGGCGGCTGGACTCTGCAGGAAGGTTCACTTTACTCCACACACACCGTGGGACTCTACATCATAATCTCAGTACCGAGCAGAGGGATAACTCTCATCTGGGACAAACACACCCGCATCACTATAGAGCTGCATGAATACTGGAGG AACCGAGTGTGCGGCCTCTGTGGTAATTTTGACTCCAATGAGATGAATGACCTTCAGATAAGTGGCTCAGCAG TGATGTCCAGTCCCCTGGCATTTGGCAACAGCTGGAAAGCCGCCACACCTCCTTGCTCTGATGTGACCACTGAGGTATTTCCATGCGAACGCAACTCCTACTGCTCAGCCTGGGCCCAGCGGCGCTGTAGGATTATCACAGGAGACATATTTAATGAGTGCCACTTAAAG GTGGATCCAGATCCCTACTATCAGGCCTGTGTGCAGGAGTCCTGCTCCTGTGAGTTTGAAGGGAAGTTCCTGGGCTTCTGCACAGCTGTTGCAGCCTACGCAGAGGCCTGCAGCGacaaggatgtgtgtgtaaaatggaGAACACCTGATTTGTGTC CGATCTACTGTGACTACTACAACGAGCAAGGCCAGTGTAGCTGGCACTATGAAACCTGTGGTGAGATGCTAACCTGCGGCAAAGACACCAGCACTCACAAGCTGGAAG GTTGCTACCCCAGATGTTCAGAGGAGACGCCGTACTATGATGAAAATACTGGTGAATGCACCAAATTGAAATACTGCACTTGTTATTTTAATGACACTGTCATTCAGCCTGGAGCAGTGGTGATGATACAGTCTATTAAGTG CCACTGTGAAAATGGAACAATGAACTGTA CTTCAGTACCTTCAACCACCACTCCAACATCAAGCACTCCCACCACAACTGCCTCAGCTACCATTGAAACTGTGCTTTACACCACCACTACACcaaccacaaccacaactgCCTCAACATCTACCACTAAACTGACAACCACTGAGGAATCCAGCACCACAATGACATACCACACTTACCTCACAGAAGTCACCAGCCCAACAGAGACTACATCTACAAGCTCCACAACTGAGG ATTGTAAGTGTAAAGACCGTAAGAAGAAACAAAGCTGGTACTGCGGTGAGACGTGGATGGAGGACTGCTTCCATAAGAGCTGTATAGAGGGGAAGATAGAGTTGACTCCAGTGGCTTGTCCAGAGACTACGGTTCCCAATTGCCCCAGAAACCAGGTCACAAAAGTCTCAGATGGATGCTGTGAAAGATGGGAGTGTGACT GTCGCTGTGATCTGTATGGGGACCCCCATTATATCTCTTTCCAAGGTGCAACCTTTGATTTCCTCGATGATTGCACCTACATCCTGGTGGAGGAGAGGTCTCCACGTCATCATCTGAAAATTGCTGTGGACAATTTTTACTGTGTGCCGGGCTTTGAAATCTCCTGTGCTAAAGGCATCATCCTGAAATATCAGGACAGTATAGCTACACTCAGTGTCATTCCAAATTCCCCGTTTTCAATACAG GCCACTCTGGACAATGTGACCATTGAGCCGCCATATGAGGAACATGGGTGGAGATTTGAGACCACGGGGTACATAGTGTCAATCTACCTCCCGGAGATCCGCTCTTATGTCTCCCTAAGTCCATTTTATACCCTGGTGGTCAGTCTGGCTATGGAGCACTTCCACAACAACACCCAGGGACAATGTG GTGTATGCGGTGTTGGGTCATGTATCCGTAAAGGAGGGCAGATGGAGGATGACAGCTGCTGTGATAAGACAGCCTATGACTGGGTGTACGCTGACCCACTGAAGCCTGCCTGTGCTTCTGCACCAAGGGACGTACCTTGTTACTCACCCACACCCCCTAGCACACCCACTTACACCCCTTGCCCTGCGAGTGCACTATGCGAGCTGCTACACCACCC AGTCTTTGCAAAGTGCAGCGTGAATCTGGAAATGACAAAGAGGAGCTGTGAGTTTGATTCATGCAGGAATGGTCCTTGCTCCTCACTAGAGCAAGCTGCTGAGGAATGCATGAAGGCTGGTGTCTGTATTGACTGGAGAGGACTGACCAATGGAAGCTGTA CTGTGACGTGTCCAGAAGGACTGGTTTACAGAGAATGTCATGACAAGCTGGATGAGTTCTGCTATGGAGG AATACCTCATCAAGGAGCCTCCCTGGAGAACCGCAGGCCAGGCTGTTACTGTCCCAGTGGCCAATACAGGGCAGGAAATCACTCACacatctgtgtgtctgactgttcCT ATTGTAAAGGACCACGTGGTGAGCCCAGACTG CCTGGTGAGGTGTGGCAGTCCGGCTGTGACCTGTGTACATGTCACAGCCAGACTCGCACAGAGGTGTGTGTTCCAAAACCTCCTAATCCAGCGCCTCCCTGTGGCCCCAGTGCTGTTCTGGTAAACACTTCCTGCTGTGGTGATCAGATTTGTG ttgagAAGACATGTAGTTATCATAACAAAACATACAGG GTGGGAGACAGATGGAAGGATGCCACCCATCCCTGCATGACATATACCTGCAGCAAAGAGGGTATTCAGACTGAGACTAGAGTCTGTCCCACACAAAACTGTCCAGAG GAGGATAGAATTTGGGACGACCAACACTGCTGCTTTTCAT GTAACCAGAGCTGTGCGCCAAGGCTAACCAGTATCAAGTTTACCATAGAGAACTGTACCACAGTCATGCAGATGCCTGTGTGTGAGGGTCAATGTATGTCTCAGCCCAG GGTGGTGTTACACGGTGACCTGCAGGTGGAGCAGAAGAGCAGATGCTGTGCGGAGCAGAGCTCAGTGAGGAGACCGGTGACCCTGCGGTGTTTTGACCTCACCACCAGACACTACTTCTACAAGCATATCACCAGCTGTCACTGCACAACCTACAGCTAG